A single region of the Dehalococcoides mccartyi genome encodes:
- a CDS encoding HlyC/CorC family transporter: MSTDTWYLILFFLCVVFSAFFASSETAFISLQRFRLQNLVQSKVKGADKVSKLMERPEKFLSTVLLGNNFVNTAASALGTVLAVSVWGNETGVLIATAGVTIVLLVFGETTPKTLATQHSEKIALSVAPIVEIISKVFAPVVALLGWISSGFTKLFGGPSLKSSLVAEDDIRAMITVGHKEGTVEEDKAELLHKVFEFSDRPVREVIVPRPEVESVEKGSTLKNFMDLYSESPMSRFPVYEENMDNVLGILSIKDVLMALAKGTHTPQDLVDDLMRPAYFAPETKPIGKLFNEMREKNFRMCVVIDEYGGTAGIVSLSRLMEEIVGPVGDELAEAEKDYESINEYTFQVDGSMRIEEANVEMELDLPEGDYETIAGLILDRLGYIPKQGQQIKFQNLKVVITRMKGMKIDEVLITKEKRAASKS, encoded by the coding sequence ATGAGTACCGATACTTGGTACCTTATACTCTTCTTTCTGTGTGTTGTCTTTTCAGCTTTCTTTGCCAGCTCTGAAACTGCCTTTATTTCGCTACAGCGTTTCCGTCTGCAAAATCTGGTACAAAGCAAAGTAAAGGGAGCAGACAAGGTCTCCAAACTGATGGAAAGGCCGGAAAAATTCCTTTCAACGGTGCTTCTGGGAAACAACTTCGTAAATACGGCTGCTTCCGCCTTGGGTACCGTTCTGGCGGTGTCAGTCTGGGGCAATGAAACCGGTGTGCTTATTGCCACTGCGGGTGTTACTATTGTACTGCTGGTTTTTGGCGAAACCACTCCCAAAACTCTGGCCACCCAGCATTCTGAAAAGATAGCCCTTTCGGTAGCTCCTATTGTAGAAATAATTTCAAAAGTATTTGCACCCGTAGTGGCTTTGCTTGGCTGGATATCCTCCGGTTTCACCAAACTCTTCGGCGGGCCTTCGCTTAAGAGTTCGCTGGTTGCCGAAGATGATATCCGTGCCATGATAACCGTAGGCCATAAAGAAGGTACGGTAGAAGAAGACAAAGCTGAGCTTTTGCATAAGGTGTTTGAGTTTTCCGACCGGCCGGTGCGTGAAGTAATAGTGCCCAGGCCGGAAGTGGAGAGCGTGGAAAAGGGCTCAACCCTGAAAAACTTTATGGACTTGTATTCCGAGTCTCCTATGTCACGTTTCCCTGTGTACGAAGAAAACATGGATAATGTGCTGGGTATTTTATCCATTAAAGATGTGCTGATGGCACTTGCTAAAGGTACTCATACTCCACAGGATTTGGTGGACGACCTTATGCGTCCGGCTTACTTTGCTCCTGAAACCAAGCCTATCGGCAAGCTTTTCAATGAAATGCGGGAAAAGAATTTTCGTATGTGCGTGGTTATAGACGAATACGGCGGCACTGCCGGTATTGTGAGTTTGTCACGCCTGATGGAAGAGATTGTAGGGCCGGTGGGTGATGAACTGGCTGAAGCTGAAAAAGATTATGAGTCTATTAACGAGTATACCTTCCAGGTAGACGGCAGTATGCGCATAGAAGAAGCTAATGTTGAAATGGAATTGGACTTGCCTGAAGGTGATTATGAAACTATTGCCGGATTGATACTTGACCGTTTGGGATACATACCCAAGCAAGGTCAGCAGATTAAATTCCAGAACCTCAAGGTGGTCATTACCCGTATGAAGGGTATGAAGATTGACGAAGTCCTGATAACAAAGGAAAAACGTGCAGCGTCTAAGAGTTAA